Proteins encoded in a region of the Pigmentiphaga litoralis genome:
- a CDS encoding ketopantoate reductase family protein, with product MKIAVMGAGAVGCYYGGMLGHAGHDVTLIGRPQHVEAIQRDGLRLDAPGVDAPVRVTATTDASGVRGADLVLFCVKSTATESAGRELLPFLAPQAVVLTLQNGVDNADRLQAVLPDHQVIPTVVYVATEMVGPGHVKHHGRGELVIGPSPRSADVAAALRAAGVQIDVSDNVLGALWEKLLMNCVYNALSALSQTPYGRLIDGVEVRGAMRDVMEECLAVAAAAGVRVGPSMWNAVERIAVTMPTQLSSTAQDMARGRPSEIDHLNGHVVRKGAELGVPTPANRVLYALVKINEARMQNA from the coding sequence ATGAAGATCGCAGTCATGGGCGCGGGCGCCGTCGGGTGTTATTACGGCGGCATGCTGGGCCACGCGGGTCACGACGTGACCCTGATTGGACGGCCGCAGCATGTCGAGGCGATCCAGCGGGATGGACTGCGGCTGGACGCCCCGGGGGTCGACGCACCGGTGCGCGTCACCGCCACGACCGACGCCAGTGGCGTGCGCGGTGCGGACCTGGTCCTGTTCTGCGTGAAGTCGACCGCGACGGAATCGGCGGGCCGCGAGTTGCTGCCTTTTCTGGCGCCACAGGCGGTCGTGCTCACGCTGCAGAATGGCGTCGACAACGCTGATCGCCTGCAGGCCGTGCTGCCGGATCATCAAGTGATTCCCACGGTGGTATACGTGGCGACGGAAATGGTCGGCCCGGGTCACGTGAAGCACCATGGCCGCGGCGAATTGGTGATCGGTCCTTCGCCCCGCAGCGCGGATGTCGCAGCGGCGTTGCGCGCGGCAGGTGTACAGATCGACGTGTCCGACAACGTGCTGGGCGCGCTGTGGGAAAAGCTGCTGATGAATTGCGTCTACAACGCGCTGTCGGCCTTGTCGCAGACGCCGTATGGCCGCCTGATCGACGGCGTGGAAGTGCGTGGCGCCATGCGCGACGTGATGGAAGAATGCCTGGCCGTGGCTGCCGCGGCTGGCGTGCGTGTCGGCCCGTCGATGTGGAACGCCGTGGAACGGATTGCGGTCACCATGCCCACGCAACTGTCGTCCACCGCGCAGGACATGGCGCGCGGCCGCCCCAGCGAGATCGATCATTTGAACGGTCATGTGGTGCGCAAGGGCGCGGAGCTGGGTGTGCCGACGCCGGCCAATCGTGTGTTGTATGCGCTGGTGAAAATCAACGAAGCACGCATGCAGAACGCGTGA
- the cobA gene encoding uroporphyrinogen-III C-methyltransferase: MEAGQSGRVYLVGAGPGAADLLTLRAARLLARADIVFHDALVQPDVLALAPQARLVAVGKRSGRLSTAQQFINKQLVDAARQYGCVVRLKGGDPMLFGRAQEEIDALRQAGIALEIVPGISAAFGASAEVGQSMTRRGMSRSVLFLTPAVGKGEVPHAWADATKDVDTLVLYMAGRQARDIADGLIAAGIPAHRPAMLVENASLPHQRMWPTTVGGLPDAAAQLAEGPALILVGEVYAECLPQALALPRLRHAAA; this comes from the coding sequence ATGGAAGCAGGGCAGTCAGGTCGTGTCTATCTGGTCGGCGCCGGTCCGGGCGCGGCCGACCTGCTGACCCTGCGCGCCGCGCGCCTGCTGGCGCGGGCCGACATTGTCTTTCATGACGCCCTCGTCCAGCCCGATGTGCTGGCGCTGGCGCCCCAGGCGCGCCTTGTCGCGGTCGGCAAACGCAGTGGCCGTCTTTCCACCGCGCAGCAATTCATCAACAAGCAATTGGTGGACGCGGCGCGGCAGTATGGCTGTGTGGTCCGGCTCAAGGGCGGCGATCCCATGCTGTTTGGCCGCGCGCAGGAAGAGATCGATGCCTTGCGCCAGGCGGGTATCGCTCTGGAAATCGTGCCCGGTATCAGCGCCGCGTTCGGGGCATCGGCCGAAGTGGGCCAGTCCATGACGCGCCGGGGCATGAGCCGCAGCGTGCTCTTCCTGACCCCCGCCGTCGGCAAGGGCGAAGTGCCGCACGCCTGGGCCGACGCAACCAAAGACGTGGATACGCTGGTGCTGTACATGGCTGGCCGCCAGGCGCGCGACATTGCCGACGGGCTGATTGCCGCCGGCATTCCGGCCCATCGGCCCGCCATGCTGGTCGAAAACGCCAGCCTGCCCCACCAACGCATGTGGCCGACCACCGTGGGCGGTCTGCCCGACGCGGCTGCGCAGCTGGCCGAAGGCCCCGCACTGATCCTGGTCGGAGAAGTCTATGCCGAGTGCCTGCCCCAGGCGCTGGCCTTGCCCAGGCTGCGTCACGCTGCAGCCTGA
- a CDS encoding SDR family oxidoreductase, whose amino-acid sequence MTHDADTPNTPNSPKARRHFVGGLTTGLVAAMATPVTAQTASMSAGATGAAGGSAGATAGPMQSVKRNPVTQYPKPPFAKQPQDFPGLASRMNPRPDHGETTYQGSGRLLGRKALITGGDSGIGRAAAIAYAREGADVAINYLPEEESDAREVVEWIRASGRKAVAIPGDIRSETFCNQLVNSAAQQLGGLDILVNNAGKQHSVDSITELTTEQFDATFRTNVYAMFWITKAAMAHLGEGASIINTASVVAYEPPANLLDYAQTKASIVAFTKSLSKQLAKKGIRVNAVAPGPFWTPLQPSGGQTQEKLTQFGADSPLGRPGQPAEIAPVYVLLASQESSYATGQVYGATGGAGFP is encoded by the coding sequence ATGACCCACGACGCCGACACTCCCAACACCCCCAATTCTCCCAAAGCCCGCCGCCACTTCGTGGGGGGCCTGACGACGGGCCTTGTCGCTGCCATGGCCACGCCCGTCACCGCCCAGACCGCTTCCATGTCCGCTGGCGCCACGGGCGCTGCCGGGGGTTCAGCGGGCGCGACGGCGGGGCCGATGCAGTCGGTCAAGCGCAATCCGGTCACGCAGTACCCCAAGCCCCCCTTTGCGAAACAGCCGCAGGACTTTCCCGGGCTGGCCAGCCGCATGAATCCGCGGCCCGATCATGGCGAAACCACCTATCAGGGGTCGGGCCGCCTGCTTGGCCGCAAGGCGCTCATCACAGGCGGTGATTCCGGCATCGGCCGCGCCGCCGCGATCGCCTATGCCCGCGAAGGTGCCGATGTGGCGATCAACTATCTGCCTGAAGAAGAGTCGGATGCGCGCGAGGTGGTCGAATGGATCCGCGCGTCGGGCCGCAAGGCGGTGGCGATTCCCGGCGACATCCGCAGCGAGACCTTCTGCAATCAGCTCGTCAACTCGGCCGCGCAGCAGCTGGGCGGGCTCGACATTCTGGTCAACAATGCCGGCAAGCAGCATTCGGTGGACTCGATTACCGAGCTGACCACCGAGCAGTTCGACGCCACCTTCCGCACCAACGTGTACGCCATGTTCTGGATCACCAAGGCGGCCATGGCGCACTTGGGCGAAGGCGCCTCCATCATCAACACGGCATCGGTCGTGGCCTACGAGCCGCCGGCGAACCTGCTCGACTATGCGCAGACCAAGGCGTCCATCGTTGCCTTTACCAAGTCGCTGTCCAAGCAGCTGGCCAAGAAAGGCATCCGTGTGAATGCCGTGGCACCCGGTCCGTTCTGGACGCCGCTGCAACCGAGCGGCGGACAGACGCAAGAAAAGCTGACGCAGTTCGGCGCGGATTCGCCCTTGGGCCGCCCCGGGCAGCCAGCGGAGATCGCGCCGGTGTATGTGCTGCTGGCATCGCAGGAATCGAGCTACGCGACTGGCCAGGTGTATGGCGCGACGGGGGGTGCGGGCTTTCCGTGA
- a CDS encoding enoyl-CoA hydratase/isomerase family protein, whose product MSDVVLFEERPTSHGKTIAIATLNAPKALNAVSHDMVELMLPRLRQWADDPAVAVVVLRGAGDRAFCAGGDLHGLYRGLTTGDTTPAPGLPVPASIEGFFAEEYRLDHLIHTFPKPMLCWGNGVVMGGGMGLMVGASHRVVTEQSRLAMPEVAIGLFPDVGGSWFLNRMPDGVGLFLALTASQLRAADALFAGWADHHVPHAQHAHVLDLLVAQAWGDDRAANDVTLTRILTEAETAPEPAVGPLQSHMPVLREICGHDTLEQIIGAIHHAAGADPWLYSANANLKAGSPGTARLAFELLRRTQGWSLADVLRLELEVALHCSAQPDIREGIRALLIDKDKSPKWQPASLGDADADWVERFFVPIYDENSHPLKDL is encoded by the coding sequence ATGAGCGACGTCGTACTGTTCGAAGAGCGCCCCACCTCGCACGGCAAGACGATAGCCATCGCCACGCTGAACGCGCCCAAGGCGCTCAATGCGGTGTCGCACGACATGGTTGAATTGATGCTGCCGCGGCTTCGTCAGTGGGCTGACGATCCGGCCGTGGCGGTCGTGGTGCTGCGCGGCGCGGGCGACCGGGCCTTCTGTGCGGGCGGTGATCTGCATGGGCTGTATCGCGGCCTGACGACCGGCGACACGACGCCGGCGCCGGGCTTGCCCGTACCGGCATCGATCGAAGGCTTCTTTGCCGAAGAGTATCGGCTCGATCACCTCATCCACACCTTTCCCAAGCCCATGCTCTGTTGGGGCAACGGGGTGGTGATGGGTGGGGGCATGGGGCTGATGGTGGGCGCCAGCCACCGTGTCGTCACCGAACAGTCCCGCCTGGCCATGCCCGAAGTCGCGATCGGATTGTTCCCCGATGTGGGCGGGTCGTGGTTCCTCAATCGCATGCCCGACGGGGTGGGCCTGTTCCTGGCGCTGACGGCATCGCAGCTGCGCGCGGCCGATGCGCTGTTTGCGGGCTGGGCCGATCACCATGTGCCGCACGCCCAGCATGCGCATGTGCTGGACCTGCTGGTCGCGCAAGCGTGGGGCGATGATCGCGCGGCCAATGACGTGACGCTGACACGCATCCTGACCGAAGCAGAAACGGCGCCCGAGCCTGCCGTGGGCCCCCTGCAGTCGCATATGCCCGTGCTGCGCGAGATCTGTGGGCACGACACGCTGGAACAGATCATCGGCGCCATCCACCACGCAGCGGGCGCCGATCCCTGGCTGTATTCGGCCAACGCGAATCTGAAGGCAGGCTCGCCCGGCACGGCGCGGCTGGCCTTCGAGCTCTTGCGCCGCACGCAAGGCTGGTCGTTGGCCGATGTGCTCAGGCTGGAGCTGGAAGTGGCCCTGCATTGCTCGGCCCAGCCCGACATTCGCGAGGGCATACGCGCGCTGCTGATCGACAAGGACAAGTCGCCCAAGTGGCAGCCGGCGTCCTTGGGTGATGCCGATGCGGACTGGGTGGAACGGTTCTTTGTGCCCATCTATGACGAGAATTCCCACCCGCTGAAAGACCTGTGA
- a CDS encoding N-acetylmuramoyl-L-alanine amidase family protein, translating to MTRHRRADYVLNATVAASGVRVRRVVRAGVGLVVASTLASILASIITMGTAMASASEMASVLGARTPHIVIDTGHTPQHPGATGASGRVEYQYNLDLSTAVSDRLVAAGYRVTRIAADGVEIALKDRATRIPDADLFVSIHHDSMQQAWIDAGRRREFAGYSIFVSEKNPQYTHSLRCAGSVGEAMRAAGQTPSLYHATPIPGENRPLLDARLSIHRFDDLVVLKTATVPAMLIEAGVIANPDDEARVGRPETIQLLATAIAQGIQGCQAPG from the coding sequence ATGACCCGCCACCGCCGTGCCGACTATGTTTTGAATGCGACCGTTGCCGCATCGGGTGTCCGGGTTCGCCGCGTGGTGCGTGCGGGGGTCGGGCTGGTGGTAGCGTCGACTTTGGCGTCGATCCTGGCGTCGATAATAACGATGGGCACGGCCATGGCATCCGCATCTGAAATGGCATCCGTGCTTGGCGCGCGCACCCCGCACATCGTCATCGACACGGGACACACCCCGCAGCACCCAGGCGCGACCGGGGCCAGCGGGCGCGTCGAATATCAGTACAACTTGGACCTCAGCACCGCGGTGAGCGACCGCCTGGTGGCCGCCGGGTACCGCGTCACGCGCATCGCCGCGGACGGGGTCGAGATCGCGTTGAAGGATCGCGCGACGCGTATTCCCGATGCCGATCTGTTTGTTTCCATCCACCACGATTCCATGCAGCAGGCCTGGATCGACGCCGGCCGCCGCCGGGAATTTGCCGGCTATTCGATCTTTGTGTCGGAAAAGAATCCTCAGTACACGCACAGTCTGCGCTGCGCCGGGTCGGTGGGTGAAGCCATGCGCGCCGCGGGCCAGACGCCGTCGCTGTACCACGCCACCCCGATCCCTGGTGAAAACCGCCCGTTGCTTGACGCGCGCCTGAGCATCCACCGCTTCGACGATCTGGTGGTCCTGAAGACCGCGACGGTGCCTGCCATGCTGATCGAAGCCGGCGTGATTGCGAATCCCGACGACGAGGCAAGAGTAGGACGGCCCGAGACCATCCAGCTGTTGGCCACGGCGATCGCCCAAGGCATACAGGGGTGCCAGGCGCCGGGATGA
- the chrA gene encoding chromate efflux transporter, which translates to MNDPRPVADSTDAGSSSPLPPPGPRPGTDQQPAAVSFWTAFAFWLKLGCISFGGPAGQIAIMHAELVERRRWISERRFLHALNYCMVLPGPEAQQLATYIGWLMHRKWGGIVAGGLFVLPSLFVLIALSWIYLRFGDVPVIAGIFYGIKPAVTALVVHAAFRLGSRALRNRVMAAIALASFIAIFVFAVPFPVIVIAAAVIGIAGARWAPAWFAPPAAASHGAAGSTLDGSGAAAPARALIDDDTPTPAHARASRAQMLRVLMVGILVWGAAFGALAAWAGLHGTLTQMAAFFSKAALITFGGAYAVLPYVYQAAVDQFQWATATQMIDGLALGESTPGPLIMVVAFVGFVGGWTHAVLGPDALFAGGAVAASVVTFFTFLPSFIFILAGGPLIEATHGRLAFTAPLSAISAAVVGVIATLACFFAYHVFWPQGLAGYIDAVAVVIALLAAIALFRFKVGVVALLAVCGALGVLATWALPLLG; encoded by the coding sequence TTGAACGATCCGCGCCCCGTTGCTGATTCGACAGATGCGGGTTCGTCCAGTCCGTTACCGCCGCCGGGTCCTCGGCCGGGTACCGATCAGCAGCCCGCCGCCGTTTCCTTCTGGACCGCCTTTGCTTTCTGGCTGAAGCTTGGCTGCATCAGCTTTGGCGGCCCGGCGGGGCAGATTGCCATCATGCATGCGGAACTGGTCGAGCGCCGGCGCTGGATCAGCGAACGGCGCTTTCTTCATGCGCTGAATTACTGCATGGTGTTGCCGGGACCGGAAGCGCAACAGCTGGCCACCTACATCGGCTGGCTCATGCATCGCAAGTGGGGCGGGATCGTTGCGGGCGGGCTGTTCGTGCTGCCATCCCTGTTCGTGCTGATCGCGCTGTCGTGGATCTATCTGCGCTTTGGCGACGTGCCCGTGATCGCGGGCATTTTCTACGGCATCAAGCCCGCCGTCACGGCCCTGGTGGTCCATGCGGCGTTCCGGCTCGGAAGCCGGGCGCTGCGCAATCGGGTCATGGCGGCGATCGCGCTTGCCTCCTTCATTGCCATCTTTGTGTTTGCCGTGCCGTTCCCGGTGATCGTGATCGCGGCGGCCGTGATCGGTATCGCGGGCGCGCGGTGGGCGCCTGCCTGGTTTGCGCCGCCGGCCGCGGCAAGCCATGGCGCGGCGGGCAGCACCCTCGACGGCAGCGGCGCGGCCGCACCTGCGCGCGCCTTGATCGACGACGACACGCCCACGCCTGCCCACGCCCGCGCATCGCGCGCGCAGATGCTGCGTGTACTGATGGTCGGCATCCTGGTGTGGGGCGCAGCCTTTGGCGCACTGGCCGCGTGGGCCGGTCTGCATGGCACCTTGACCCAGATGGCCGCCTTCTTTTCCAAAGCCGCGCTGATCACCTTTGGTGGCGCGTACGCCGTGTTGCCCTACGTCTACCAGGCGGCAGTCGACCAGTTCCAGTGGGCGACCGCCACGCAGATGATCGACGGCCTGGCCTTGGGCGAAAGCACGCCGGGCCCGTTGATCATGGTCGTGGCCTTTGTCGGCTTTGTTGGTGGCTGGACGCATGCCGTGCTCGGGCCGGATGCGCTATTTGCTGGCGGCGCGGTCGCGGCCAGCGTGGTCACCTTCTTCACGTTCCTGCCGTCTTTCATCTTCATTCTGGCGGGCGGTCCGTTGATCGAAGCCACGCATGGCCGCCTGGCGTTCACGGCGCCGCTGTCCGCAATCAGTGCGGCCGTGGTGGGTGTGATTGCCACGCTGGCCTGCTTTTTTGCGTACCACGTGTTCTGGCCGCAGGGCCTGGCCGGGTACATCGACGCCGTGGCGGTCGTGATCGCCTTGCTGGCTGCGATCGCCTTGTTCCGGTTCAAGGTTGGCGTCGTCGCGCTGCTGGCCGTGTGCGGCGCGCTGGGCGTGCTGGCGACCTGGGCGTTGCCGTTGCTGGGGTAA
- a CDS encoding MarC family protein: MLIEDYMLGFGKSFLFALATLVPILNPTATAPIFLSLTEGASNHTREILAQKIARSVFLLLTAAMLVGSFVLDFFGISLAIVRVGGGLLVVASAWRLLNSSDGGMERSARMAEGFTPEMAKRKAFYPLTFPISCGPGSIAAAITVGASLHPNMSIAMGASRMSGAVAGLVVVAFAVFFCFRFAQRLLRPLGETGTVVFLRLSAFILLCLGVQIVWDGVSELIIDVIQRANLALPAVPTAS, encoded by the coding sequence ATGCTTATCGAAGACTACATGCTGGGCTTCGGCAAGAGCTTTCTGTTCGCGCTTGCCACCCTCGTCCCCATCCTGAATCCCACCGCCACCGCGCCCATCTTCCTGTCCCTGACGGAAGGGGCATCCAATCACACGCGCGAAATCCTCGCCCAGAAAATTGCCCGCAGCGTCTTCTTGCTGCTGACCGCGGCGATGCTGGTCGGATCCTTCGTGCTGGACTTCTTTGGCATCTCGCTTGCCATCGTGCGGGTGGGTGGCGGCCTGCTGGTCGTGGCCAGTGCGTGGCGCCTGCTCAACTCGTCTGACGGCGGCATGGAACGGTCGGCCCGCATGGCCGAAGGCTTCACGCCCGAGATGGCCAAACGCAAGGCCTTCTATCCCCTGACGTTTCCGATTTCATGTGGCCCCGGCTCGATCGCGGCGGCCATTACGGTCGGCGCAAGCCTGCACCCGAACATGTCGATCGCCATGGGCGCCAGCCGCATGTCGGGCGCCGTGGCCGGACTGGTCGTCGTCGCCTTTGCCGTGTTCTTCTGCTTCCGTTTTGCCCAGCGCCTGCTGCGTCCTTTGGGCGAGACGGGAACCGTCGTGTTCCTGCGGCTGTCTGCTTTCATCCTGCTCTGCCTTGGCGTACAAATCGTGTGGGACGGCGTCAGCGAACTGATCATCGACGTCATTCAGCGCGCGAACCTGGCCTTGCCCGCCGTACCCACTGCTTCCTGA
- a CDS encoding disulfide bond formation protein B, translating into MTSAPTDRQLVFVAFASLLAVGIALVSQHFYDMPPCAYCVFQRVVYVGIAFSAILALLLRRVRPAQMGFTLLAFLLSLVGIWAAWYQHSVAQHLLSCDMTFADRFMTKSGLDEALPNVFGIFASCMDAAVDVFGVKYEIWSLALFAILGVVSLMALIRQSRTPKRRYA; encoded by the coding sequence ATGACCTCTGCCCCGACCGATCGCCAGCTTGTCTTCGTCGCCTTTGCCAGTCTGTTGGCGGTGGGTATTGCGCTGGTGTCGCAGCACTTCTACGACATGCCGCCTTGCGCGTACTGCGTGTTCCAGCGGGTCGTGTATGTCGGGATCGCGTTCAGCGCCATCCTGGCCTTGCTGCTGCGCCGCGTGCGCCCGGCGCAAATGGGCTTCACCCTGCTGGCTTTCCTGCTGAGCCTGGTGGGCATCTGGGCCGCGTGGTACCAGCACTCCGTCGCGCAACATCTGCTGTCGTGCGACATGACCTTTGCCGATCGATTCATGACCAAGTCGGGCCTGGATGAAGCCTTGCCGAACGTGTTTGGCATCTTTGCCAGCTGCATGGATGCGGCGGTGGACGTGTTCGGGGTCAAGTATGAAATATGGAGCCTGGCCTTGTTCGCGATCCTGGGCGTCGTGTCCTTGATGGCGCTGATCCGCCAGTCGCGTACCCCGAAGCGCCGTTACGCCTGA
- a CDS encoding tripartite tricarboxylate transporter substrate-binding protein, which translates to MTFAPFTLAVGLALIAGTAAAEFPDKPVTIIVPFAAGGPSDKIARDVAEALRKPLGQTVIIENVAGAGGTIGSARVARAAPDGYTLLVHHIGMATAPALYRKLSYKTPDDFAFLGLINEAPSVLIGKPTLAATNFAELRTWISANESKVNLAHAGLGSASHLCGLMLQNAMKATMTPVPYKGTAPAMTDLMGGQIDLMCEQATNAVPQIEGNKVKVFGVSSAQRLALPALAQVPTLAESGLNGFNVAVWHGMYAPSNTPPAVLEKLNTALRAALKDPELIKREEAVGLTVVNDDRLQPAQHKKFVEAEMVRWSGVIKAAGQYAD; encoded by the coding sequence ATGACCTTTGCCCCGTTCACCCTTGCCGTGGGACTCGCCCTCATCGCCGGCACCGCCGCGGCGGAATTCCCGGACAAGCCCGTCACGATCATCGTGCCGTTCGCGGCCGGCGGCCCGAGCGACAAGATTGCCCGCGACGTGGCCGAAGCCTTGCGCAAGCCGCTGGGTCAGACGGTCATCATCGAAAACGTGGCCGGGGCAGGGGGCACCATCGGGTCCGCCCGTGTCGCGCGCGCCGCGCCCGACGGCTACACGCTGCTGGTCCACCACATCGGCATGGCCACCGCGCCGGCGCTCTATCGCAAGCTCAGCTACAAGACGCCCGACGACTTTGCGTTCCTGGGTCTGATCAACGAAGCGCCTTCGGTATTGATCGGCAAGCCGACCCTGGCGGCGACCAACTTTGCCGAATTGCGCACCTGGATCAGCGCCAATGAAAGCAAGGTCAACCTGGCGCATGCGGGCCTGGGTTCGGCCTCGCATCTGTGCGGCCTGATGCTGCAGAACGCCATGAAGGCGACCATGACGCCCGTTCCGTACAAAGGCACCGCCCCAGCCATGACGGACCTGATGGGCGGCCAGATCGACCTGATGTGCGAGCAGGCCACCAATGCCGTACCGCAAATCGAAGGCAACAAGGTCAAGGTGTTCGGTGTCAGCAGCGCACAGCGCCTGGCCTTGCCCGCGCTGGCGCAAGTGCCTACGCTGGCCGAGTCGGGCCTGAACGGGTTCAACGTCGCGGTCTGGCACGGCATGTACGCGCCAAGCAATACGCCACCCGCCGTGCTCGAAAAGCTGAACACCGCGCTGCGCGCCGCGTTGAAGGACCCTGAACTGATCAAGCGCGAAGAAGCCGTGGGCCTGACCGTCGTGAATGACGACCGCCTGCAACCCGCGCAGCACAAGAAGTTCGTGGAAGCCGAGATGGTGCGCTGGTCCGGCGTGATCAAGGCGGCCGGGCAATACGCGGACTGA
- a CDS encoding alpha/beta fold hydrolase, which yields MTFFRRVAYAVGLASACLIGTSQAADYPKPVKGEWVVNDFRFHTGQVLPALRLNYTTLGAPTGEPVLVLHGTAGSGARMLTPAFAGELFGPGQPLDASRHFIILPDALGAGDSSKPSDGMRMAFPKYNYDDMVQAQYRLVREHLGIRHLRVVIGNSMGGMQAWMWAQKYPDFMDVVVPMGPCRRPCPDATG from the coding sequence ATGACCTTTTTTCGACGCGTTGCTTATGCGGTCGGGCTGGCCAGCGCCTGCCTGATCGGAACGAGCCAGGCCGCCGATTACCCCAAGCCGGTCAAAGGCGAATGGGTCGTCAACGACTTCCGCTTTCATACCGGCCAGGTGCTGCCAGCCCTGCGGCTGAACTACACGACGTTGGGCGCGCCCACCGGCGAACCGGTGCTGGTGCTGCACGGCACGGCAGGTTCCGGTGCGCGGATGCTGACTCCAGCCTTTGCCGGCGAGTTGTTCGGGCCAGGTCAGCCGCTGGATGCCAGCCGCCACTTCATCATCCTGCCGGATGCGCTGGGGGCAGGGGACTCCAGCAAGCCGTCCGACGGGATGCGCATGGCGTTTCCCAAGTACAACTACGACGACATGGTGCAGGCGCAATACCGGCTGGTGCGTGAACACCTTGGCATCCGCCACCTGCGCGTCGTCATCGGCAATTCGATGGGCGGCATGCAGGCCTGGATGTGGGCGCAAAAGTATCCGGACTTCATGGATGTGGTGGTGCCCATGGGTCCGTGCCGGCGGCCATGTCCGGACGCAACTGGATGA